A window of Clostridioides sp. ES-S-0010-02 genomic DNA:
TAAAATGATATTAATCAAAGAAAAACATTTATAATAATAGTATATCTTACAGAAAAAGGATGCAATTTGTAGAATTAAAGCTAGTCAATAAAATTAAAAATTTAAAGAAATTATAGGGAGGTTATAATCTTATGGAAAACGTTATTACAGGTCTAAGTAAAGGTGCAGAGTGGTTTATTGGTTTATTTCAAAAGGGAGGAGAACAATTTGTAGGTCTTATATCAGGGACTCTTCCAACATTAATCGTTTTAATGGTAGCTATTAACTCATTGATTAAAATAGTTGGTGAAGAAAGAGTAAATAAATGGGCTTCTAAACTTGGAAGAAATGCTTTTACAAGATATACTTTGCTTCCATTAGTGTCAGTATTTTTCTTAGGAAATCCTATGTGTTATACATTTGGTAGATTTCTAAAAGAGGAACATAAAGCAGGATTTTATGATGCAGCTGTTTCATTTGTACATCCAATTACAGGACTTTTCCCACATGCAAATGCAGGAGAACTTTTTGTATGGCTAGGTATTTCAGCAGGTTTAACTACATTAGGTAAGGAAACAACTACATTAGCATTATGGTATTTTATAGTTGGTCTAATTGTGATTTTTATAAGAGGTGTAGTAACAGAAAAAATGTACGCATTTTTAACAAGAAAAAATAAAGCAACAAATAAGGCTTAGGAGGGGTTTAAAATGGATGCAAATAGAGTATTAAAGATAGAAAAGGGAACTTCTGGTTGGGGAGGACCTTTATACATAAAAAAAGAAGCAACTAGAAATAAAATATTGTCAATGACTGCTGGTGGTATTCATGAAGTGACATTAAAAATAAAAGAATTATTGGATTGTGAGGTTATAGATGGATTTAAAACTGGGATTCCTGATGAAGAGGTGGCAGTAGTTATTATTGATTGTGGTGGAACAGCAAGGTGTGGGGTTTATCCAAAGAAGAAAATACCTACAATTAATGTAAATCCAGTGGGAAAAACAGGGCCTTTAGCAAAATTTATAACTGAAGAATACTATGTATCAGATGTTAATATTAATTGCATAAGTATTTTAGATGGTGAAGAAACACAAAAAAAATCTCAAGAAAATAAAAATGAAAGTCAAAGTTCTATTAGAAAGCCTGATAATTATAATGAAGTAAAATCAAAAGCTCAAGAAGAATATGCGAAGAAAAACATAATACTTTCTATTGGGCAAGGAGCAGGACAAGTAGTATCAAAGTTTTATGATGCGGGTAGAGATACTATCCAAATGATAATGAATAATGTAATACCATTTATGGCATTTGTAAGTATGCTTATGGGAATTATTTTGGCATCTGGGTTAGGTGATTGGATTGCAAAGGTAATATCACCACTTGCAGGAAACATTGGTGGTTTGTTAGTTATATCAATAATTTGTACACTTCCATTTTTATCACCTATATTAGGTCCTGGAGCAGTTATAGCACAGGTAGTAGGTACTCTTGTAGGAACACAAATTGGTCTTGGTGCAATACCAGCATATTTAGCACTTCCTGCTTTATTTGCAATAAATGGGCAAGCTGGCTGTGACTTTGTCCCAGTAGGATTAAGTTTAGGAGAAGCAGAACCAGAAACCGTGGAATATGGAGTACCAGCATTATTTTACTCTCGTTTAATAACTGGGCCAATATCTGTAATTATTGCGTATGGCGTTGCAATATTTGCATTAAGATAGTATTTTATGTTGTTATGAGATTTAAACTTAATTAATAAAATTGTAAATGTAAACTTAAGCTAGTCAAAATTTTAGTTAATGAAAGACTAGCTTTTGTAGTATTAATTAGGAGTGATTATTGATTTGGATTAATACTAAATTTTCCTCTAGCAAAGTGAAATTTTATGTATTAATTTGGTTTCAAGTTTGTACTAGAATGAAATCAAGGAGGAGATGCAAAATGAATGTAACTGAGAAAATTCCTTCTATTGACCGTAAAATATTCAAGATATTGATTATGTGTAGTAAAAAAGAGTTTGTAAGTATTGATTCAATAGCAGACGAATTGAATGTTACAACCAGAAGTGTCAGAACATATATAAAGCAATTGAATAAAGATTTAGGAAGTAACATAGCAATAATAAAATATATAAAAGGTCAAGGCTATAAACTAGAGATAAAAGATAAGCAAATACTCAATAAGATTATTGATGTGAATAAAAAAAGTGTATTTTCATTAAATTCAAAGGAAGAGAGGGCAGAGTTTATACTAAATTATTTGATAGAACTAGATGGATTTATTACACTGGATAGTCTAGCAGATGAGATGTGTATAGGAAGAACTACGCTAGTAAATGACTTTCAATATGTAGAAAAGGTATTAAATTCTTATAATTTGAATTTAGTAAAAAAGCAAAATACAGGAATGAAATTGCATGGTAGTGAACTTGATATTAGGTTACTTATATTAAATCAGTTGTATAAAGATTCAAGAAAAGATTTAAATAATTCTAAGTACTTTAAATGTATCAAAAAAGAAGAAATTGCAAGTTTAGAAGAAGAATTATTGACTTTATTTAAAAATAATAATTTTTATGTTACAGATGAAATGCTCAGAGAAGTTTTTAATTACATAGTAGTTTTGATGTATAGAGTAAAAGAACAGAAGATAGTAAAAGAGTATGATGTAAAATTTGATTTACTTAAGTCATATGATGAGTATCTTATTGCTGGGGAAATAAAGAATATTTTATCAGAAAAATTTGAATATATTTTAAATGATGAAGAAATTATTTATTTAACTATACCATTAGTAAGTGGAAATGCACCAGCATCAGAATGTGCTTTAAATAGTAGTAGAATAAATAAAAATATTGATGATTTAATGGAAAGCATATTCAATCAGATATATGTTGATATGGGTATTTTTATAAATGAGGATGAGTTAAGGGTAGGACTTGGATATCATCTTAGTTTTACACTGAACAGGCTATTATTTAATATAAAATTAAAAAATGTATTGTTAGAAGAAATCAAACAAAACTATATACTTCCATTTAAGCTGGCACAAATAGCAGGAAAAGTAATAGAGAAAAAATATAATCTAGAAGTTTCTGAGGATGAAATTGGTTATATAGCAATTCATTTTAGTGGATACTTAGAAAGAAATAGTAGTAGATTTTATTCAATTAAGAAAATAGCAATTATATGTGGGACAGGTCTTGGAACAGCAAAACTATTAAAAATAAGAGTTGAAAAATTGATAGGAAATAATCCTAAAATTGATACTCTTTCAAGTTTTAATTTGAGAAACATTAATTTAGATGAATACGATATAGTTTTTACAACTATTGATTTAGATACATCAAATATAAATACAATAGTATTAAAAATCAATACAATATTTGATGAAAATAAATTGAGGGAACAATTAAAGACCGTATTATGTTTAAGAGAAGGCAACATAGATACTACTGATTCTCCAAATTTACTAATAAATAATTTGTTAAATGAAAATAAATTTATGATATTAAATGAAAAAACGATACTTGATTCATTAGAAAAAATGATGGACAATCTTATGGATTTGGGATGTATTGATGATAATTTTAGAAAAAATATAATCAAAAGAGAAGAAAAATCTCCTACAGTTTTTGATAAAGGTTTATTATTTCCTCATGCTGTAAATGAAAAGTCAGATAAATTTTTAATGGCAGTTGGGGTTTTAGAAGAGCCAATATTTTATGCAAATAGAAGTATAAAAATAATACTTATGACAATGTTTCCATGTGAGGATAAGGTGGATTCAGATTTATTGGTAAAGATTTATGAAGAAGTTTTAAAGATAGGACAAAATGTAAAATTAACAAATAAGATAAGTAAATGTAGAAGCTTTGTAGAATTTAAAAAAGTATTGATTGAGAATATTATATAGGTTTTGTATAGGACTAAAAAAACAAATTAATTTATGAAAGGTGTGTAAATATGAAACTACTTATAATTTTATTTGTTGTTTATGTTTTAAATACTTTGTTTGTAATGAATCAGAATAAACTATATTTCAAAGCCTTAAATAAAGCTAAAAAAATGGGCGATATAGTGTCTACAGGAAAAAAGAAAAGTTATTTTTCTAAAGGAAGTATAGCTATTATATCTTCAGATTCAGAGGGATTTATAAAGTGTGGAGAAATTTTAAAAGGTCGCACAGTGATGGCTAAGTTTAAAGAGATTGAAGATATAAAAGGATTGGACATATATAGTGCAGAGCAAAAATTTAAAGATGAAGAAAGTATTGTACAAGCTATAAAATTTATAAAAGAAAAAATAAATGTTTCTTTTAATTAATCTAATATAAATTATCAGGAGGGATATCATGAAGTATGAAGTTAAGATAAGTGGGATAGGCAGTTTAGTTGAAGAATTAATAAATGAAAGCAACTGTCTTATTATATACGATGAAACTATTAATGATGAAGATTTGAAAGATATATCTGTAATTCATTCAATATCAACATTAAAAAGTAATGTTGAAATAGGGGATACACTTACAATAGGAAATCGAGATTATTGTATAGTTTCAGTTGGTGATATTGCTCAAAATACTCTTAGAGAAATTGGTCACTGTACAATTAAATTTGATGGAGAAGATAAAGTAAATTTACCTGGAGAAATACATGTAGAAATTGGAAAACCAGATATAAAGATTGGAGATTTAATAACTATTTATTAATTTGAAAAATAAAATTATTATAACAGGAGGAATTGATATGTTAGATTTAAACAGAAAACTTGCAAAGCTAGAAGAAGAAGGTAAAAAAATAAAAGTAGCTCTTATAGGTGCTGGTCATATGGGTAATGGAATGGTAAGTCAAATGGTAAATATGAAAGGAATGGAAGCATCTATTGTTGTAGATATAAATCTAGAATTAGCTCGTAAAGCATTTACTGATGCAGGTATAGAAGAAGAAATCATAGATAATGTAACAAATGAAACAGATGCAGAATTAAAATTACAAGAAGGAAAAGTATTAACATGTAATGACTTTCTTGTGGCTTGCAAAACAAAGTCAATAGATGTAGTTATAGATGCAACAGGAGGTATTGCAATTGGTGCAGAAATAGCACTAAATGCTATTTTAAATAAAAAACATATAGTAATGTTAAACGCTGAAACTGATTGTGTTGTTGGTCCAATACTTAAAAAATTAGCAGATGACGCAGGAGTAATATTTACAGGTTCTGCAGGAGATGAACCAGGGGCAGTAATGGGTCTATTTGATTTTGCAGATGCAATGGGATTTGAAGTTAGAGTAGTAGGTAAAGGTAAAAACAATAAACTAGATTTAGACTGTAATCCTGATACTGTAAAAGAAGAAGCAGAAAGAAAAGGAGCTTCACCTCATATGATAGCTTCTTTTAAAGAAGGTACTAAAACAATGGTAGAAATGGCTTTAATGTGTAATGCAACTGGATTTGTACCTGATGTAAGAGGTGGGCATGGTATTGAAGCTACAGTTAATGAAGTACCTAAGAAATATGCATTAAAAAGCGAGGGTGGAGTATTAGATAATTATGGTGTAGTTGATTTTGTAAATGGTATAGCACCTGGTGTTTTCGTTGTAGTTGCTCATAAATTAAAAGCAGTTAATGATGAATTAAAATACTTAAGTATGGGTGATGGACCTAATTACATATTATATAGACCATATCATTTATGCAGTTTAGAAACTCCTTTATCAGCAGCAATGGCAGTTTTAGAGCATAAGGCTACAATAGTGCCTAAAGCTGGATTAGTTGCAGAAGTTATGACTATAGCTAAGAAAGACTTGAAAAAAGGTGAGTATATGGATGGATATGGTGCATATACATGCTATGGCACTATAGAAAAATATGATGTTGCAAAAGAAATGAATGCTGTACCTATTGGTTTAATCAGTAAAAAGACTAAAGTTATTAAAGATATTAAAAAGGGTGAAGTTATAACATATGATATGGTAGAGATAGAAAAAGATACTACTTTATATCATTTAAGACAATTACAAGAAAAAATATTTGGATAAAATTTATTGTATAATAATATAATATAGATGTTATTTAAAAGAGGGTTGATGGTTATTTTAAAATCAGCCCTTTTAAATTTTTTTATATTTTTTGAGAGAGTGTTTTGATAAATCTTATTTTATAGTTTGTTTACAGTTAAAAATCTTACTAGTAGGTTTAATTTAAATTAATTCTGCAATTTTATATTCATATTTAAGATAATATAATTAAAAATTTTAATATAAAATGAATTAAAATAGCCAATTATGTATTATAATATTAACTGTAATACTAATATAGTTCTATTAATTAAAGAAATATCCCCCATTAATATACAATAAATATCTTTAAGCAAAAGAACTTGGTAAAAAATATATCGTATTCAATAAAAAATCTGTTTACAGAATGGTATATATAGTTATATAATATACTATATAAGATACGAAAAGATAAAAAGTATAGCACAATGAAAGAAGGTGATTATTATTCAGCTTAATGAAAGACAACTAAAAATAATAGATATAGTTAAGGAAAATGAACCAATAACGAGTGAAAGTATTGCCTCCAGCTTGAATGTGACTCGTGCTACACTTAGATCTGATTTAGCTATATTAACAATGACAGGAATACTAGACGCAAGACCAAAAGTTGGATATTTTTATTCAGGAGTTAGTGAAATTAATTTAATTGGTAAAAGTATAAAAGAAAAAACAGTAGAAGATATAATGAGCATGCCTGTACTAGCTAAGAAAGACGAAAGTATATATGATGTAATAGTCACTATGTTTTTATCTGATGTAGGGAGTATAGTTATTATAGATGAAAATGAAGAATTATGTGGAGTTGTTTCTAGAAAGGACTTATTAAAAGCAACTATAGGAGGTTCTGATATAAATAAGATGCCAATAGGTATGATAATGACAAGAACTCCAAATGTAGTTACTCTGACTAAGGGAGCAAGTGTTTTATTGGCTTCAAAAAAAATAATAGAACATGAAGTAGATTCGATTCCAATTGTTGAATATAAAGAAGAAGACAAAAATCATATGAGAGTTGTTGGGAGAATATCAAAAACCAACATAACTAAGCTATTTTTAGAAATAGTTGACAATTAAGGAGGTATGCTGGTGAAAAACCTAATTATATATGCAGTATCAGACTCAGTAGGGGAGACTGCACAACAAGTTGCAAAAGCATGTATGTCACAATTTTATGTAAATGAAACTTATGAAATAAAAAGATTTCCATATATGATTAATAAGGGAGTATTACTTGAAACACTAGAAAATGCAAAAGCTGAAAACGCTTTGATTGTATATACATTAGTTGATGAAGAGCTATGCAGTATTGTTGAAAGATATTGCGAAAGAGAAGGTCTTAGTTGTATAGATTTGATGACAGATATATTAAGGGAAATAAGTAAAAGAACTGGAAGAAAACCTAAAAGAGAAGCTGGTATAATCAGAAAATTAGATGAATCTTACTTTAAGAGAGTTGAGGCTATAGAATTTGCAGTAAAATATGATGATGGAAAGGACCCTAGAGGAGTTCTTCAAGCAGACATAATTTTAGTGGGAATATCAAGAACATCTAAAACTCCTTTAAGTATGTATTTAGCTAATAAAAATATAAAAGTAGCTAATGTACCATTAGTTCCAGAAATACCAATTCCTAAAGAAGTATTTGAAATAGAAACTAAGAAGATAATAGGTCTTACTAATTCACCTGAAAAGTTGAATGAAATAAGAACTCAAAGATTAAAAGCTTTAGGGCTATCTAGTAAAGCTAATTATGCTAACTTAGAAAGAATACTTCAAGAATTAGACTATTCAGAAGAAATAATGAAGAAAATTGGATGCCCAGTAATAAATGTTTCAAATAAAGCAATTGAAGAAACTGCAGGTATAATTTTAGACATAATGAAGGAAAATGGTCTAAAAATATATAAAGAAATAGAAATTTAATAAAATGTTTAATAATAAAAATGATATAAATTAAAATAAAAAAGATTAATGGGGGATTTAACAATGGAAACTAAGTATGTTTATAGTTTTGGTGAAGGAAGCAAAGACATGAAATCTTTACTAGGAGGTAAAGGTGCCAATTTAGCAGAAATGACTAAGATAGGCTTACCTGTCCCTCCTGGATTCACTATAACAACAGAGGCATGTAATGACTACTATGTTAATAATGAAAGTATAAGAGCAGAAATAATAAAAGAAATAGAAGCACATCTAGCTACTTTAGAAAAAGATTTAAACAAAACATTAGGATGCAATAAAAATCCACTACTAGTATCAGTTCGTTCTGGTGCAGTATTCTCTATGCCAGGAATGATGGATACAATACTTAACTTAGGTCTTAATGACAATAGTGTTATTGGTCTAGCAGAAGCTACACAAAATGAAAGATTTGCATATGATAGTTACAGAAGATTCATACAAATGTTTTCTGATGTTGCTATGGAAGTGCCAAAATACAAATTTGAAAATGTACTAGATAGAGTAAAAGAAGCAAAAGGATACACAGTTGATACAGAACTTACAACTGATGACTTAAAAGAAATAGTAAAAGAATTTAAAGCAATATACAAAAAAGAAATAAAAAGTGATTTTCCACAAGACCCAAAAGAGCAATTAATGCTTGCTATAGAGGCAGTGTTTAGATCATGGAATAACCCTCGTGCAATCGTATACCGTAGATTAAATGATATAGCTCATAATTTAGGAACAGCAGTAAATATTCAATCAATGGTATTTGGTAATATGGGAGAAACTAGTGGTACAGGTGTTGCATTTACTAGAAATCCAGCTACAGGAGAAAATAAATTATTTGGTGAATTCTTAATGAATGCTCAAGGTGAAGATGTTGTTGCAGGTATAAGAACTCCTCAAAATATATCAACTCTTGCTGAAGTAATGCCAGCTGTATTTGATGAATTCGTAAAAATTACTCATATACTTGAAGGTCACTATAAAGATATGCAAGATATAGAGTTTACTATAGAAAATGAAAGATTATATATATTACAAACTAGAAATGGTAAAAGAACAGCAGCAGCAGCAATAAATGTAGTAGTTGATTTAGTTGAAGCTGGAATAATAGATGAAAAAGAAGCTATAATGAGAATTGAGCCTAATCAATTAGACCAGTTATTACATCCAAAATTTGAAGATAAAGCTTTAAAAGAAGCTAAAGTTATAGCAAAAGGTTTACCAGCATCACCAGGTGCAGCAAGTGGTAGAGTTTACTTCAATGCTGATGATGTAGTAAAAGCAAATGAAAAGGGAGAAAAAGTAGTTTTAGTTAGACTAGAAACATCTCCAGAAGATATAGAAGGTATGGTTAAGGCTGAAGGAATTCTTACAGCTAGAGGTGGAATGACATCACATGCAGCAGTTGTTGCTAGAGGTATGGGTAAATGTTGTGTTGCTGGATGTGGAGAAATAAAAGTTGATGAGTTTAATAAAGAAGTAAGAGCTCTTGATGATATAGTTATAAAAGAAGGAGAGTACATTTCTATAGATGGTTCTACAGGAAATGTTTACTTAGGAGATGTTAAGAAAACAGAAGTTTCTTTAACTGGAAACTTTGAAAAATTAATGCAATGGGTAGATAAGCATAAATGTATGATGGTTAGAACTAACGCAGATAATCCTAGAGATGCTCGTGCAGCTATAGAATTTGGTGCTGAAGGTATAGGTCTATGTAGAACTGAGCATATGTTCTTTGATGAAGACAGATTACCAGCAGTTAGAGAAATGATATTGTCTAATACAGTAGAGCAAAGAGAAAAAGCTCTTGAAAAAATATTACCAATGCAAAGAGAAGATTTTGTAGAGTTATTCAAAGTTATGGATGGAAAGCCAGTTAATATAAGATTACTAGATCCACCACTACATGAATTCTTACCTCATGATGATGAAACTATAGAAGAACTTTCAAAAACTATGGGAATAAAAGTAAGTGATATTAAGAAGAGAATAGTTGATTTAGATGAATTTAACCCAATGCTTGGGCACAGAGGATGTAGACTTGCAATAACTTATCCTGAAATATGTGTAATGCAATCTAAGGCAATAATACAAGGTGCTATAGAAGCAATAAGAGCAGGTGTTAAAGTTTCTCCAGAAATAATGGTTCCATTAATTGGAGAAGTAAATGAGTTAAAGATAATAAGAAAAATGATAGTAGAAACTGTTGATGCTATAATCAAAGAAGAAGGAGTAGAAGTTCCTTATACTGTAGGTACTATGATAGAAATACCTAGAGCTTGTTTAACAGCTGATGAAATAGCACAAGAAGCAGACTTCTTCAGTTTTGGTACTAATGACTTAACTCAAATGGCATTTGGATATTCAAGAGATGATGCTGGTAAATTCTTAGGTCAATATGTAGATGAAGAAATATTAGAAAAAGACCCATTCCAAGTACTAGACCAAAATGGTGTTGGTAAGTTAGTTAAGATGGGAGTTAAATTAGGTAGAGAAGTTAAACCAGAATTAAAACTAGGAATATGTGGAGAACATGGTGGAGAACCATCTTCAGTAGAGTTCTGTTATAATGTAGGACTTAACTATGTATCTTGTTCACCATTTAGAGTGCCAATTGCTAGACTTGCAGCAGCTCAAGCATCTATAAAAAACCCTAGATAATAATATATTATAAATATATATAATTAAACTAAAATATTATATCTCCTATATATCAATGTATCAAATAGAGTATTTGTAAATTGAGTATAGGGGATTTTTATTTTATATTATTATAAAAAAACTAATTTATATTATAGTAGGTGAAACGTATTTAATTATGTTGCATACATTATTGTAAGAGAGAAATTTCAACCAATAATTAAATTGAGTTTACTGGAGGGGATAAAGTTGACAAAGTGTCCTAAATGTGGAAAAGAAGTATCATCACGTCCAGGTAGTATATGCCCACGATGTGGATTTAAAGTAGTAGAAGAGAGTCTTAAAATGAGATGCCCAGAACCTAGCTGTAGAGCATTAGTATCTAGGAAGTTGGACTATTGTCCTAAATGTGGATGTAAGCTGAAAGGATATAATATTTCAGAATTTGTTAATATGGTCAGATGTAAAATAGATGAAACATTTGATAAGAAGTAATTAAATTAAGCTTTAGACTTTATTTTGTAGTGAAGAATATATGTGTTCTTAGAATCAATAATATTTTAGTAAATAGAAAAAGAGTTGAACTAATAATAAGCCAACTCTTTTTCTATTTTATTGAGCAAATTTATTTTAGTAAATAAATGCTTTTATACAACAGTATTATTTTTTGCCTCCATCGCTAAGTATCCATGGCTTTTCTATACCATTTTTTAATGAATTATAGTTTACAATAAGTGTATCATAGCTATTTTTAGCATCTTCATTGCTTACTACTTGTTTTTTATAGTCAGTTAGAGTAATCAATCCTAAGTCATATCTTAGCTTAGTATTTTTTAATTGTTTTTCCGATAATTCAAGCTGTTTTTTAGTTGTTCCAATTGTATCTTCTAAAGCAAGTAATTGTGCATAGCTATCAATCAAGCCTTTTTTTAGAGCTTTTTTACTATCCTCTAGTGTAACTAAGCCATTTTCAGTATTATATTTTTGTTGAAGATAATTTGCATATGTAGTAAGTCCAGATGCATAAGTCTGTCTTTCAAGATTGTATGCTTCAACTGCTTTTTCATATTGCTCATAATCTTTATCATATTTCTTCTTAAGAACTTCATATTCAGCATCAGTTAAACTACCTTGTTCTGGTTTTGTAGGAGCAACTGGTCTTGTAAGATTAGGTCTATCTGGTAAATCTGCCTTATTTTCATCGTCATCATTAAAACTTTCTTCTGTACGTTCTAAAATCAATTGGTCATACTTTAAGTATTCATTAACCTTACCTTCCATGTATGAATCAACTGAACCACCTACTCTAAAAGACTCAAAACGGTATTCTTTATCTAATTGATAGTTGTCTAAATTTATATTAGTCAACAACTTAAAATAATCTTGATTATTTTTTAGTTCTTGAAGTTTAGATTTTTGAGTATTTTGTAGCGTCTGAAGTTCAAGCTCAGCTGACTCAGTTTCCAATGATGTCACTAGACCTAAATCCTTTTTTAGCTTCATATCTTTAATT
This region includes:
- a CDS encoding TolC family protein, translated to MKKKVSKIIAIGCGVGIITANLMPAYANDNTSSINKVDNATLSDSTKRTAEKELLTARDAVSAAIKNSEKLKMKSEEIKMLKEKLEVQDEFDSFTGSDNSFPYDQIGLLKNQSEQAKYFMEDQIANDITNKYNDLVSRENELDKIKNNLEIKTKEIKDMKLKKDLGLVTSLETESAELELQTLQNTQKSKLQELKNNQDYFKLLTNINLDNYQLDKEYRFESFRVGGSVDSYMEGKVNEYLKYDQLILERTEESFNDDDENKADLPDRPNLTRPVAPTKPEQGSLTDAEYEVLKKKYDKDYEQYEKAVEAYNLERQTYASGLTTYANYLQQKYNTENGLVTLEDSKKALKKGLIDSYAQLLALEDTIGTTKKQLELSEKQLKNTKLRYDLGLITLTDYKKQVVSNEDAKNSYDTLIVNYNSLKNGIEKPWILSDGGKK